One region of Bacillus pumilus genomic DNA includes:
- a CDS encoding cytidine deaminase, with translation METFDLSQEDLELIDEAKKKIISLYEDDKHHVGAAIRMKTGEIMSAVHIEAYIGRVTVCAEAIAIGSALSNGHKDFDTIVAVRHPYSDEEDRKIRVVSPCGICRELISDFGPACFVIIEMAGELVKVKIEELIPLKYTRS, from the coding sequence TTGGAAACTTTTGATTTATCCCAAGAAGATCTTGAATTAATAGACGAAGCAAAAAAGAAGATTATCAGTCTTTATGAAGATGATAAACACCATGTAGGGGCAGCGATCCGCATGAAAACAGGAGAAATAATGTCGGCTGTCCATATAGAAGCCTATATCGGACGGGTAACTGTTTGTGCAGAAGCCATTGCGATTGGCAGTGCTTTATCGAATGGACATAAGGATTTTGATACAATTGTGGCAGTGAGACATCCCTATTCAGATGAAGAAGATAGAAAAATTAGAGTAGTAAGCCCTTGCGGCATCTGCCGAGAGCTCATTTCAGACTTCGGACCAGCATGTTTTGTCATCATCGAGATGGCTGGGGAGCTGGTCAAGGTGAAAATCGAAGAACTCATACCGCTCAAATATACTCGAAGCTGA
- a CDS encoding choline esterase: MKRYDIFPEPIGGYTAGRTQMDFEYTASDHSKRELTAFVYYPSDSSEGKTASTYMFPEVYEMLHEQPLVTEYLKEINFFSTDIKTHCYDDLALSGKEKRYPVVFYVCGGGGSPEWGTAICTDMASQGYVVVSIGHQDSTMYKRKDGKLVNVSKGFSDVIMAFSEDPEMMALASKMKMRPDDKTAIEMCHNILTLPIINELTRYSERQAEDVRYVADYLHRLDSGEWKSIFHDRLLLDTGMGIAGHSYGGPTAAIVCRDDDRFVCGVGLDSGAFGLLDSDLNKPFLLLFSEPNYYMNAIIGANNSMETYYFSVDGAAHLDYCDIVFTGVDEEIRGTRDVLEMRNLVTDYTKTFFDHYILQKAVRVESLSYEGVDLIKKTSNK; the protein is encoded by the coding sequence ATGAAAAGGTATGACATATTCCCAGAACCAATTGGCGGCTATACTGCCGGACGCACCCAGATGGATTTTGAGTATACGGCATCAGATCACTCAAAAAGAGAATTGACCGCGTTTGTGTACTATCCGTCCGATAGCAGCGAAGGGAAGACTGCATCAACGTACATGTTTCCTGAAGTCTACGAGATGCTTCATGAGCAGCCACTTGTCACTGAATATTTGAAGGAAATAAACTTCTTCTCTACCGATATCAAGACTCATTGTTATGACGATCTTGCTCTTTCCGGGAAGGAAAAGCGCTATCCAGTGGTATTCTATGTTTGCGGCGGGGGTGGTTCACCAGAATGGGGGACAGCCATCTGTACAGACATGGCAAGCCAAGGGTATGTTGTCGTCAGTATCGGTCATCAGGATAGCACCATGTATAAACGGAAAGATGGGAAGCTGGTGAATGTCTCAAAGGGTTTTTCGGATGTCATTATGGCGTTTTCTGAAGATCCAGAGATGATGGCGCTGGCTAGTAAGATGAAAATGCGCCCTGACGATAAAACGGCTATTGAGATGTGCCATAACATCCTTACCTTGCCAATCATTAACGAGTTAACAAGATATAGTGAACGACAGGCAGAAGATGTAAGGTACGTAGCTGATTATCTTCACAGACTAGACTCTGGAGAATGGAAGTCTATCTTTCATGACAGACTGCTACTCGACACGGGCATGGGTATCGCCGGGCATTCTTATGGCGGGCCTACAGCGGCTATTGTTTGCCGGGATGACGACCGGTTTGTCTGCGGGGTTGGCTTAGATAGTGGTGCATTCGGCCTTCTCGACAGCGACCTCAATAAACCCTTTTTGCTCCTGTTTTCTGAACCGAATTATTATATGAATGCGATCATTGGTGCTAACAACAGCATGGAAACCTATTATTTCTCTGTTGATGGTGCTGCACATTTAGATTACTGTGACATCGTGTTTACCGGTGTAGATGAGGAAATTAGAGGCACAAGGGATGTATTAGAGATGCGAAATCTTGTGACGGACTATACGAAGACCTTTTTTGATCATTACATCCTGCAAAAGGCTGTACGTGTAGAAAGCCTGTCATATGAAGGTGTAGACTTAATCAAGAAAACCAGCAACAAGTGA
- a CDS encoding transcriptional regulator — translation MEHIKNLLESYIPLAKSTAKMFGPNCEVVIHDLTNPQASVMFTVNNHVTGRQIGQSFDHLVKTVLQSEDFKEDYLAGYTFVTEDKRTIRSSTSLIRDSKQKVIGAFCINFDVEALNQMQQFMDTFLSTQVEAPEKETTSNDDLENVEEIVDQLIQQIIQNSVHPVMKRHEKIELIKFMDEKGIFLMKGSVEKVASMLGISKVTVYSYLDEIKNKSR, via the coding sequence ATGGAACATATTAAAAATTTATTAGAGAGTTATATTCCTTTAGCAAAATCTACAGCAAAAATGTTTGGACCAAATTGTGAAGTGGTTATTCATGATTTAACGAACCCTCAAGCATCTGTCATGTTTACAGTAAATAACCATGTGACAGGAAGACAAATCGGCCAATCATTTGATCATCTAGTAAAGACTGTATTACAATCAGAAGATTTTAAAGAAGATTATCTGGCTGGCTATACATTTGTTACAGAAGATAAGCGTACGATTCGTTCTTCGACTTCATTAATACGTGATTCAAAGCAAAAAGTGATTGGTGCTTTCTGTATCAACTTTGATGTTGAAGCCCTGAATCAAATGCAGCAATTTATGGATACTTTTCTTTCTACACAAGTGGAAGCTCCAGAGAAAGAAACAACATCAAATGATGATCTTGAAAATGTGGAAGAAATAGTAGATCAATTGATTCAACAAATCATTCAAAACAGTGTTCATCCAGTCATGAAACGTCATGAAAAAATTGAACTAATTAAATTCATGGATGAAAAGGGCATTTTTTTAATGAAAGGATCTGTTGAGAAGGTCGCATCTATGTTAGGCATTTCCAAAGTAACCGTCTATAGCTATTTGGATGAAATCAAAAATAAATCGAGGTAA
- a CDS encoding DsbA family protein — protein sequence MKNNDMFCDLETGVCGVGEEEDIQVIDFHQPKKSITLYYVTDPICSHCWAIEPVLRRFKEQYGHYFHFQTVLGGLLEKWHDGPIDPANGIYKPADVAGHWREVGEHSRMPIDGSLMIDNPVQSSYPSSRVFKVIQKHHGDERAYTFLRRAREALFAFNQNISDITVLIDIVNNLGLNGDVILHEAELPSGQDLLNQDFALVRDLGARGFPTIIFVNEENKGVKITGGRPLDVYVDGLKQALNTVEIQPKKLPAVSALLEKEKLLFSKEIEVMYDIDQSDVRSFMEKELSQKPFQMKEVLGEQYFTTST from the coding sequence TTGAAAAACAATGACATGTTTTGTGATTTAGAAACTGGTGTATGCGGTGTAGGTGAAGAAGAAGATATCCAGGTCATTGACTTTCACCAACCTAAAAAATCCATTACGCTCTACTATGTAACAGATCCGATTTGTTCTCATTGCTGGGCAATTGAACCTGTCCTGCGTCGTTTTAAAGAGCAATATGGACATTATTTTCATTTCCAGACTGTGCTTGGTGGACTGCTAGAGAAATGGCATGACGGTCCAATTGATCCCGCAAACGGAATTTATAAGCCTGCTGATGTCGCGGGTCACTGGAGAGAAGTCGGAGAACATTCTCGCATGCCAATTGATGGGTCCTTAATGATTGACAATCCTGTTCAATCCTCCTACCCGTCCTCTCGCGTGTTCAAAGTGATTCAAAAACATCACGGTGATGAACGAGCCTATACGTTTTTACGCCGTGCAAGAGAAGCACTATTTGCATTCAATCAAAATATATCTGATATTACGGTTTTGATTGATATCGTCAACAACCTTGGACTGAACGGAGATGTTATTTTACATGAAGCGGAGCTCCCTAGCGGACAAGACTTATTAAATCAAGATTTTGCTCTTGTTCGAGACCTCGGTGCAAGAGGGTTTCCGACCATCATCTTCGTCAACGAAGAAAATAAAGGAGTTAAAATCACGGGTGGTCGACCGTTAGACGTCTATGTTGATGGATTAAAGCAAGCTTTAAACACTGTAGAGATTCAACCGAAGAAGCTCCCAGCTGTTTCTGCCTTGCTCGAAAAAGAAAAACTACTATTCTCTAAAGAGATTGAAGTAATGTACGATATTGACCAATCGGATGTGCGGTCATTTATGGAGAAAGAACTTTCACAAAAACCGTTTCAAATGAAAGAAGTTCTAGGGGAACAGTATTTCACAACTTCAACATAA
- a CDS encoding FAD-dependent oxidoreductase, whose protein sequence is MTALSKDQKQIAIIGGGPGGLTLALILQNYGIQTTIYEREMYDMSLERGGSLDIHEETGQKALKEAGVYEKFQKNARYEGEDFRLLDKSGRIYLDEETESDQKGTRPEIDRGVLCELLLDQIDAANIKYGYKLERCVSLENGMTELHFENGVVETVDLLIGADGAFSRVRPLLTDIEIEYSGLTMLELNVLSVEANHPDLAEFNKRGKMFALADHKGIIGQLNGDGRIKVYASLMVERSWIETCGIPFHQAKEAKEQLLELFSDWDDQLKKYIRYAEDAIIPRRIYTLPTGFKWNRHKGVTLIGDAAHVMSPFAGEGVNMAMFDARELALAIVRHPHDIEKAIEEYEDMMYEYSSEKAHESENSLKLCFSKDAAVKLADMMNSFQENGD, encoded by the coding sequence ATGACGGCATTATCTAAGGACCAAAAGCAAATCGCTATTATTGGAGGGGGACCTGGGGGGCTAACACTCGCCTTAATTCTGCAAAATTACGGTATACAAACAACCATCTATGAACGGGAGATGTATGACATGAGTCTTGAAAGAGGGGGGTCACTGGATATTCACGAAGAAACAGGCCAAAAAGCATTAAAAGAAGCAGGAGTTTATGAGAAATTTCAAAAGAACGCCCGTTATGAAGGAGAAGATTTCAGATTACTTGATAAATCAGGAAGAATTTATTTAGATGAAGAAACGGAATCAGATCAAAAAGGCACTCGTCCAGAAATTGATCGTGGTGTGTTGTGCGAACTGCTGTTAGATCAAATTGATGCTGCAAACATCAAATATGGATATAAACTAGAAAGATGCGTTTCATTAGAAAACGGCATGACGGAGCTTCATTTTGAAAACGGGGTTGTCGAGACAGTTGACCTTTTGATTGGGGCTGATGGTGCATTTTCTCGTGTGCGTCCTCTGTTAACAGATATTGAGATTGAATACTCTGGGCTCACGATGCTGGAATTGAATGTCCTAAGCGTAGAGGCGAACCACCCTGATTTAGCTGAATTTAATAAACGTGGTAAGATGTTTGCTTTAGCAGATCACAAAGGGATAATTGGGCAGTTAAACGGAGATGGACGAATCAAAGTGTATGCAAGCCTTATGGTAGAACGCAGCTGGATCGAGACTTGTGGTATACCGTTTCATCAAGCAAAAGAAGCAAAAGAACAATTATTAGAGTTATTTAGTGATTGGGATGATCAGCTGAAAAAGTATATTCGTTATGCAGAAGATGCCATCATTCCAAGACGGATTTATACGCTTCCTACCGGTTTTAAATGGAACCGTCATAAAGGAGTAACGCTTATCGGTGATGCAGCTCATGTCATGTCACCATTCGCAGGCGAGGGTGTAAACATGGCGATGTTTGATGCAAGGGAGCTAGCACTTGCTATTGTCCGACATCCTCATGATATTGAAAAGGCCATTGAGGAATACGAAGACATGATGTACGAATATTCATCGGAAAAGGCACATGAATCGGAGAATAGTTTAAAACTGTGTTTTTCAAAAGACGCTGCGGTCAAGCTTGCAGATATGATGAATTCTTTTCAAGAAAACGGTGATTGA
- a CDS encoding MerR family transcriptional regulator, with product MELMTRGELAKKTGISPAAIRYYEEHNILPAPRRRSNGYRFYTEDYVVKIQLIKDAKTLGYSLKEIAEIMDMLSQDIDLDTLRKIVHLKHEEIERKIKSLRLIQDLLSNLLKTPEKKVQVYLESFRVPNQDDQSSY from the coding sequence ATGGAGTTGATGACTAGAGGAGAACTTGCCAAAAAAACAGGAATAAGTCCTGCCGCAATTCGTTACTATGAAGAGCACAACATATTGCCTGCTCCAAGACGACGTTCAAACGGTTACAGATTCTATACAGAAGACTATGTTGTGAAGATTCAATTGATCAAAGATGCGAAAACATTGGGTTATTCATTAAAGGAAATAGCTGAAATTATGGACATGCTAAGTCAAGACATAGACCTTGATACGCTAAGAAAAATTGTCCATCTTAAACATGAAGAAATTGAAAGGAAAATCAAAAGCCTTCGTCTCATTCAAGACCTTTTATCTAACTTATTAAAAACTCCTGAAAAAAAAGTACAAGTCTACCTGGAATCATTTCGTGTACCAAATCAGGATGATCAATCATCATATTGA
- a CDS encoding DUF2651 family protein — protein sequence MIVSFLQPMALILFTLPLLSLIWGIVGYFIFKRVYVVLVITFAASTVFIFAYTGFDMSNMYWVVAMTFLCMCTSLITKIIQFMIQRYKKA from the coding sequence ATGATTGTTTCCTTTCTTCAACCTATGGCTCTGATCTTGTTTACATTGCCTTTGTTATCTTTGATATGGGGGATTGTCGGCTATTTCATCTTTAAGCGGGTCTACGTCGTTCTAGTGATCACATTTGCAGCTTCAACCGTTTTTATCTTTGCCTATACGGGGTTCGATATGTCGAATATGTATTGGGTCGTCGCTATGACTTTTCTATGCATGTGTACCTCTCTCATCACAAAAATCATTCAATTTATGATTCAACGCTATAAAAAAGCATAA
- a CDS encoding alpha/beta hydrolase fold domain-containing protein → MSVEIYHGERSEESIQFETLFASQSNKESFSSIEHKKKFLEQKGMENTQPYAIGDDVKLMSEVQEQTFDGMQVFTLNEQASQNQKVILYLHGGAWTNQPLNVHWWFMDKMAQSLGAKVVAPIYPKVPHYSYQDTYPKILNLYKDLLKTAGSANQLTIMGDSAGGNISLGLAHLLKKEDLPQPKDIILLSACVDMSLSNPLMFEYAKKDPILGYEGMEAIAKIWTADQHVTDPLISPIYGEFKGLAKITHFIGTHDMLYPDAIKLDEKLTEQGIDIKTFVYPEMLHVFVVMPIPEAQDAQEKIIQVINR, encoded by the coding sequence ATGAGTGTAGAAATTTATCATGGTGAACGTTCTGAAGAAAGTATTCAATTTGAAACATTATTCGCTTCGCAAAGTAATAAAGAGAGTTTTTCTAGTATCGAGCACAAAAAAAAATTTCTTGAGCAAAAAGGAATGGAAAATACGCAACCTTATGCCATTGGAGATGATGTGAAGTTAATGAGTGAGGTACAAGAGCAGACATTCGACGGCATGCAAGTTTTCACATTGAATGAACAAGCATCACAAAACCAAAAAGTCATTCTGTATCTACATGGAGGCGCGTGGACAAATCAGCCTTTGAATGTCCATTGGTGGTTCATGGATAAAATGGCGCAATCACTAGGTGCGAAAGTAGTCGCTCCTATTTACCCAAAAGTGCCTCATTATAGCTACCAGGATACGTATCCGAAAATACTTAACCTATATAAAGACCTTCTGAAAACTGCCGGAAGTGCCAATCAATTGACGATCATGGGAGATTCAGCTGGCGGAAATATCTCACTTGGTCTGGCGCACCTTTTAAAGAAGGAGGATCTGCCGCAGCCGAAGGATATTATTTTATTATCTGCATGTGTTGACATGAGCTTAAGCAATCCTCTCATGTTTGAATATGCAAAAAAGGACCCGATTCTAGGTTATGAAGGAATGGAAGCCATTGCAAAGATTTGGACAGCTGATCAACATGTAACTGACCCATTGATCAGTCCCATTTACGGTGAATTCAAAGGACTTGCGAAGATTACTCATTTCATTGGAACACATGATATGTTATATCCAGATGCCATAAAGCTCGATGAAAAACTAACAGAACAAGGAATTGACATCAAAACCTTTGTTTATCCTGAAATGCTTCATGTATTTGTTGTCATGCCAATCCCTGAGGCACAAGATGCTCAGGAGAAGATCATTCAGGTGATCAATCGTTAA
- a CDS encoding TetR/AcrR family transcriptional regulator has protein sequence MTQTKTDPRVLRTRKLIMESFIKLSSKKEFKDITVKDVTAEAMINRATFYYHFEDKYDLLDKTLSEVLSINLESINFNNSKLDEDTMMNIFKALASFQQSLHNRCQVEYETELAPIVREQLEIIFYQLLVNQYTNVEKQVLKVTAVFLSWGIHGASVEWRKNSSHISSEKFIKSALPYIMSGIDFKHNR, from the coding sequence ATGACGCAGACAAAGACAGATCCGCGCGTATTAAGAACGCGCAAATTAATCATGGAGTCTTTCATCAAGCTTTCATCGAAAAAGGAATTTAAGGATATTACGGTGAAAGATGTGACAGCAGAAGCCATGATTAACCGAGCGACGTTTTATTATCATTTTGAGGATAAATACGATTTATTGGATAAAACACTCTCAGAAGTATTGTCGATTAATTTAGAAAGTATCAATTTTAATAATAGTAAACTAGATGAAGATACAATGATGAATATCTTTAAAGCGCTAGCCAGTTTTCAACAATCTCTGCATAACCGCTGCCAAGTAGAATATGAAACTGAACTTGCTCCGATTGTTCGAGAACAGCTTGAAATTATTTTTTATCAATTGTTAGTGAATCAATATACAAATGTCGAAAAACAAGTGTTGAAGGTCACGGCTGTTTTTTTAAGTTGGGGAATTCACGGAGCTTCTGTTGAGTGGAGAAAGAATAGTTCGCACATTTCTTCAGAAAAATTTATCAAATCAGCATTGCCGTATATCATGTCAGGAATTGATTTTAAGCATAACAGGTAG
- a CDS encoding DUF4870 domain-containing protein has product MRENKILSSLCYFSIFFAPFLFPIIVYFLGKDEVKEHAKKSLWTHIIPYLIFGIGIAGSGLLGMNDISHAGPFLIATYAATFLVAIYFFIWNIVKGIKVFSE; this is encoded by the coding sequence TTGAGAGAAAATAAAATTTTGTCTTCATTATGTTACTTCAGTATCTTTTTTGCACCGTTTCTGTTTCCGATTATCGTCTATTTCTTAGGAAAGGACGAAGTGAAAGAGCATGCGAAAAAATCACTCTGGACACATATTATTCCTTATTTGATTTTCGGAATTGGTATTGCCGGTTCAGGTTTACTTGGCATGAACGATATCAGTCATGCTGGTCCGTTCTTAATTGCAACGTATGCTGCGACATTCCTAGTCGCGATCTACTTCTTCATTTGGAACATTGTGAAAGGCATTAAAGTGTTTTCAGAATAA
- a CDS encoding MarR family winged helix-turn-helix transcriptional regulator, with the protein MKLHDLIGFLVHRTDVKMTNYFTNRLKPYGVTPEQWSIISILSREKGSTQKELAEGIDKNQTTVVRMIQSMERKGLVKKIYNEQDRRSHHLFLTEKGDEIKKAILPVVMDAHRTVTNQLSDEEIQQLKLLLNKLFHSHYSS; encoded by the coding sequence ATGAAGTTACATGATTTAATAGGTTTTCTCGTTCATCGCACTGATGTGAAAATGACGAATTATTTTACAAATAGGTTAAAACCGTACGGAGTTACACCAGAACAGTGGAGCATTATTAGTATTCTTAGCCGTGAAAAAGGCTCGACTCAAAAGGAATTGGCAGAAGGCATTGATAAAAATCAAACCACTGTCGTAAGAATGATCCAGTCAATGGAACGAAAAGGGCTTGTCAAAAAAATCTATAATGAACAAGACCGGCGCTCACATCACCTGTTTTTAACAGAAAAAGGGGACGAGATCAAAAAGGCGATTCTTCCTGTCGTCATGGATGCACATCGAACTGTGACAAATCAATTAAGCGATGAAGAGATTCAACAATTAAAATTACTTTTAAACAAATTATTTCATTCACACTATTCATCTTGA
- a CDS encoding TetR/AcrR family transcriptional regulator, which translates to MNNSNRRIISRRSRPAKEPLSRELIVKTAYELLKEQGIEGMSMRKVAKALDTGPASLYVYVNNFQGLSAYVLDYGLGQMVYPDSENGTWKEQLFDILHTYFLLLFEKPGLAEISLSTIPQGTNFLQLTERILAALNEGGIKSTSAAWGVDLLLLYVSSVAYEKVSWKKHDSSQISDIKKTFHDADKTRFPFIHSVKEEMFAGDTVSMERFRWGIDVILYGIQKEIN; encoded by the coding sequence ATGAACAATTCAAATCGTCGTATTATAAGTCGCCGGTCTCGGCCGGCTAAAGAACCCTTAAGCCGTGAGCTGATTGTGAAAACGGCCTATGAGCTTCTTAAGGAGCAAGGAATAGAGGGCATGAGTATGCGTAAGGTGGCTAAAGCATTGGATACGGGACCTGCATCCTTGTATGTCTACGTGAACAATTTCCAAGGACTCAGTGCTTACGTATTGGATTATGGTCTCGGCCAAATGGTTTACCCAGATTCAGAGAATGGCACATGGAAAGAACAGTTATTTGACATATTGCATACTTATTTCCTACTGCTATTCGAAAAACCTGGTCTCGCTGAAATTTCTCTTTCCACCATTCCACAAGGAACGAACTTTCTTCAGTTGACCGAACGTATTCTCGCTGCATTAAATGAAGGCGGGATCAAATCTACATCCGCTGCATGGGGAGTAGACCTATTGCTGTTATACGTATCTTCGGTAGCTTACGAAAAGGTCTCTTGGAAGAAACATGACTCTTCGCAGATTTCAGACATTAAAAAAACATTTCATGATGCAGACAAAACGCGTTTTCCTTTCATTCATAGTGTAAAAGAAGAAATGTTTGCAGGTGATACCGTATCAATGGAACGGTTCCGATGGGGAATTGACGTCATTTTGTATGGAATCCAGAAAGAAATCAATTAG
- a CDS encoding monooxygenase — protein sequence MAYVLQVDFKMNGPFGDEMAKEFSDLARSINQEDGFIWKIWTENSEENEAGGIYLFETKEAAETYLDMHSKRITSFGITDINAKIFDINSELTHITKGPLKTHKD from the coding sequence ATGGCTTACGTATTACAAGTAGATTTTAAGATGAATGGCCCTTTTGGGGATGAAATGGCAAAAGAGTTTTCTGATTTAGCGAGAAGTATTAATCAAGAGGACGGGTTCATCTGGAAGATATGGACGGAGAATTCTGAGGAAAATGAGGCTGGCGGGATTTATTTATTCGAAACAAAAGAAGCAGCTGAAACATATCTCGATATGCATTCTAAAAGAATCACTAGCTTTGGCATAACAGACATCAACGCGAAAATCTTTGACATTAACTCTGAGCTGACTCATATCACAAAAGGCCCATTAAAAACGCATAAAGATTGA
- a CDS encoding sensor histidine kinase, producing MKWRLTGRYMVSVIIVTIITVFINLFGFMIWLVLQASSQQNEENTPETFTRTFEQYITLSNQDITVSKEGQQALKQQNAWIQILDENGQDVYHAQAPKGLKSKYTPIEIVNLHKYKDKQLMSTIYAGGKNGKGKEYSYFIGFKDPSIGKYLFSFNTKDLISQFNIGTMILLSIDAIIALVIGYLFSRQLIKPLGRAIYGIQRLANGDYTTKLPTKGIYKDVFYNVNHLSEQLASSQKEKDKLEQMREEWISHISHDIKTPLSSIQGYAEIMKDPNYPLSDQDIKHYASIIENKSLYIKDVMEDLNLTTRLKNNDVMLHKELVNIVPLLRETLIDILNDSRYADQTIELQTNVDKLMLNIDTILIRRAVTNLILNALVHNDADVNIIVQLEQKENTHITIQDNGKGIEEAELEKVFDRYYRGTNTGGTHAGSGLGMAIAKDIIQKHGGDITIQSMIGEGTTIDIQLPA from the coding sequence ATGAAATGGCGATTAACAGGCAGATATATGGTCTCTGTCATTATCGTGACCATTATCACGGTCTTTATTAACTTATTTGGATTCATGATTTGGCTTGTACTACAAGCAAGCAGCCAGCAAAACGAAGAAAATACGCCGGAAACCTTCACAAGAACATTTGAACAATACATCACCTTGTCCAATCAAGATATCACTGTGAGCAAAGAAGGACAGCAAGCCTTAAAACAACAAAATGCATGGATTCAAATATTAGACGAAAATGGACAAGATGTTTATCATGCACAAGCACCTAAAGGCTTAAAGAGCAAATACACACCTATAGAAATCGTAAACTTACATAAATATAAAGATAAGCAATTGATGTCGACTATCTATGCTGGGGGGAAAAATGGAAAGGGTAAGGAATACAGCTACTTTATCGGATTTAAGGACCCTTCCATCGGAAAATATTTATTTTCGTTCAATACGAAAGACTTAATATCGCAATTCAATATCGGGACGATGATTTTATTATCGATTGATGCCATCATTGCCTTAGTCATTGGATACTTATTCAGCCGGCAGCTCATCAAACCGCTTGGCCGTGCCATTTATGGCATCCAGCGGCTCGCAAACGGAGATTATACGACGAAGCTGCCAACTAAGGGGATATATAAAGATGTCTTCTATAATGTCAATCACTTATCAGAACAGCTCGCTTCAAGCCAAAAAGAAAAAGACAAATTAGAGCAAATGCGGGAAGAGTGGATCAGCCATATTTCTCATGATATTAAAACACCATTATCCTCCATTCAAGGCTATGCAGAAATCATGAAAGATCCAAATTATCCTCTTTCAGATCAAGACATCAAACATTATGCCAGCATCATAGAGAATAAATCACTGTACATCAAAGATGTCATGGAGGATCTCAACTTAACCACAAGGCTGAAAAATAACGACGTGATGCTGCATAAAGAGCTGGTGAACATTGTACCGTTGCTGCGTGAAACGTTAATTGATATCCTCAACGATTCGAGATATGCAGATCAGACCATTGAGCTGCAAACGAATGTAGACAAGCTTATGCTGAATATTGATACGATCCTCATACGAAGAGCGGTCACCAATCTCATTTTAAATGCCCTTGTTCACAATGATGCTGATGTGAACATCATTGTACAGCTTGAACAAAAAGAAAACACCCACATTACGATTCAAGACAACGGCAAAGGAATCGAAGAGGCAGAGCTAGAAAAAGTGTTTGACCGCTACTATAGAGGGACAAATACAGGAGGGACACATGCAGGCTCTGGTCTTGGAATGGCGATTGCAAAAGATATCATCCAAAAACACGGCGGGGATATTACGATACAAAGTATGATAGGGGAAGGAACAACGATTGATATCCAATTACCCGCATGA
- a CDS encoding DoxX family protein produces the protein MITIFILILQIVLAVFFFLTGTKIISGKMAEEFKRFGLPAFFNILTGALELIGAAGMLAGIWMPTLALLSGLLLGGTMLAAAFTLIVLAKDPFKKAIPALVLFALSIGVSLYHIL, from the coding sequence GTGATCACTATTTTCATTCTTATTCTACAAATTGTATTGGCCGTTTTCTTTTTCCTCACAGGAACGAAAATCATATCAGGGAAAATGGCAGAAGAGTTCAAACGATTTGGTTTACCCGCATTTTTCAATATTTTAACGGGGGCTCTTGAGTTAATAGGCGCTGCTGGAATGCTAGCCGGCATATGGATGCCAACATTAGCATTATTATCAGGCTTATTGTTAGGAGGCACGATGCTGGCAGCAGCATTTACTCTGATCGTATTGGCCAAAGATCCCTTTAAAAAAGCAATCCCTGCACTTGTTTTATTCGCTCTCAGTATTGGGGTCAGCTTATACCACATTCTTTAA
- a CDS encoding RidA family protein: MESILKVGNLKSNGHYAFATIHQNTVYVSGQFAINPETREKEFGPPIEEETLQALKNVEMIVEAAGSNKEKILRMTLYISDIHLWDKVDAVYTDFFGEHKPARTIVPTNELHFGFKIEIDAIAYI; encoded by the coding sequence ATGGAAAGCATACTCAAGGTAGGAAATCTAAAATCAAACGGACACTATGCATTCGCAACCATTCATCAAAACACGGTCTATGTTTCAGGACAATTTGCCATCAATCCCGAAACGAGAGAAAAAGAGTTCGGCCCCCCCATTGAAGAAGAGACATTACAAGCGCTTAAGAATGTAGAGATGATTGTAGAGGCTGCTGGAAGTAACAAAGAGAAGATTTTGCGCATGACATTATACATTTCGGATATTCACTTATGGGACAAAGTTGATGCTGTTTATACTGATTTTTTCGGTGAACATAAACCAGCACGTACTATTGTACCAACGAATGAATTACATTTTGGTTTCAAAATTGAAATTGATGCCATTGCATATATTTAA